A single region of the Bicyclus anynana chromosome 16, ilBicAnyn1.1, whole genome shotgun sequence genome encodes:
- the LOC112044022 gene encoding nucleic acid dioxygenase ALKBH1, with the protein MKRNFPQDEEDSFMTIFKYYKSNKPQPSLEQVLQSECNDEVSMMPNQNTSEDARASNLGLQNTKTWKMFEFKRHPGLILIRDPFTSSGQKYWIRNCLEEYPRKPNKTNIDIERHIEDWWQECLEGNQCDKKLQKKLRWTTLGYHHNWDTKVYNEENKNAFPSELSELCDVVANRLGYRDFRSEAAIVNYYHMGSTLSAHIDYSECDLEAPLFSFSFGQSAIFLVGGHNKSIKPSAILLNSGDILVMSKETRLCYHAVPKILPASKQPWNEGSTSIIEKGVNFKFVDETELILGMKKNIEDKEWSKFNSYVEESRININVRQVLKQNQKSLLDSNSNT; encoded by the exons atgaaGAGAAACTTTCCCCAGGATGAAGAAGACAGTTTTAtgacaatatttaaatactacAAATCAAATAAACCTCAACCCTCTCTCGAACAAGTTTTACAGTCTGAATGTAATGATGAGGTTAGCATGATGCCAAACCAAAATACGTCTGAGGATGCTAGAGCAAGTAATTTGGGTTTACAGAACACGAAAACATGGAAGATGTTTGAGTTCAAGAGACATCCTggattaatattaataagagaCCCATTCACAAGCTCAGGGCAAAAATATTGGATCAGGAATTGTTTAGAAGAATATCCAAGAAAACCCAATAAAACTAATATCGATATAGAAAGGCATATCGAGGATTGGTGGCAGGAATGTTTGGAAGGTAATCAGTGTGATAAGAAACTGCAGAAAAAGTTGCGTTGGAcaacactgggctatcaccacAACTGGGATACAAAA gtgtacaatgaagaaaataaaaatgctttTCCTTCAGAGCTCTCTGAGCTATGTGATGTTGTAGCAAACCGTCTTGGCTACAGAGACTTCAGATCAGAAGCTGCCatagttaattattatcatatggGCTCCACTCTGTCGGCACACATAGATTACTCAGAATGTGATTTGGAGGCACCATTGTTTTCATTTAG CTTTGGCCAATCTGCAATATTTCTAGTAGGCGGTCACAACAAGTCAATAAAACCATCAGCCATCCTGCTCAACAGTGGAGACATACTGGTTATGTCCAAAGAAACTAGGCTATGCTATCATGCAGTACCAAAAATATTACCAGCATCCAAACAACCGTGGAATGAAGGCTCAACAAGTATTATAGAGAAAGGAGTCAATTTTAAGTTTGTAGATGAAACCGAGCTAATATtaggaatgaaaaaaaatatagaagataaagAATGGAGCAAGTTTAATAGTTATGTTGAAGAGTcaagaataaatattaatgttagaCAGGTGTTGAAACAGAATCAGAAAAGTTTGCTTGATAGTAACAGTAATACATGA
- the LOC112044054 gene encoding gamma-glutamyl hydrolase A produces the protein MAIGSLLVIAAYFYHCEAFAVVQGDVLNERPIVGILSQELSLRVHSMFPKENYTSYISASFVKDVEKSGARVVPILIGRDRSYYRNILRKINGVIFPGGVSKFNNTNGYADAAKHIYELAQELNDAGDYFPIFGTCLGFQFLVVLTSGRGPEAIRIKCRSYENLPLNFTQDFRKSRMFHEAPKDIIRILKNKDVTVNSHGFCIVDESLKYHNLTKYWRPTSYSNDEYGVRFIASIEHKRYPFYGVQFHPEKASFDWKSSKHYTHSFVAVRTNRYFVDFFVNECRKSQHFFANAAEENAYLIYNYAPKFTGAMGSSYFQCYMFEPRGNV, from the exons atGGCGATTGGGTCACTACTGGTGATTGCTGCGTACTTTTATCACTGTGAAGCTTTTGCTGTAGTACAAGGAGACGTCCTCAACGAGCGCCCGATCGTTGGTATCTTATCGCAAGAACTATCGTTGCGTGTACACTCAATGTTTCCTAAAGAAAACTATACGAGTTACATATCGGCCTCGTTTGTGAAAGATGTTGAGAAATCCGGCGCAAGAGTTGTCCCGATTCT AATCGGCAGAGATCGTTCCTACTACAGAAATATATTACGAAAGATTAATGG AGTTATCTTCCCGGGTGGTGTTTCGAAATTCAACAATACCAACGGCTATGCCGACGCCGCCAAACACATCTATGAACTGGCACAAGAACTGAACGACGCTGGTGATTACTTCCCCATTTTCGGGACTTGTTTAGGATTTCAATTCCTCGTCGTACTTACATCGGGCAGAGGACCAGAAGCGATTCGAATCAAATGTCGCTCGTATGAAAACTTGCCGCTTAATTTTACGCAGG ATTTTCGCAAAAGCAGAATGTTTCACGAAGCACCAAAAGATATTATTCGTATTTTGAAGAACAAGGACGTCACAGTAAATTCGCATGGGTTTTGTATAGTTGAtgaa AGCCTGAAGTATCATAATCTGACTAAATACTGGCGCCCAACTTCTTACAGCAATGATGAATATGGCGTCAGATTCATTGCGAGTATCGAACATAAAAG GTACCCATTCTACGGAGTTCAATTCCATCCCGAGAAGGCTTCATTCGACTGGAAATCATCAAAGCATTACACACACTCGTTCGTTGCTGTGAGAACAAACCGTTACTTCGTGGATTTCTTCGTCAACGAGTGTCGGAAGAGTCAGCACTTTTTCGCCAATGCAGCCGAAGAAAACGCCTATTTGATTTACAATTACGCACCAAAATTTACCGGTGCCATGGGCAGCAGTTATTTTCAGTGTTACATGTTTGAGCCGAGAGGAAATGTTTAA